A window of Pedobacter lusitanus contains these coding sequences:
- a CDS encoding bifunctional GNAT family N-acetyltransferase/carbon-nitrogen hydrolase family protein — MNIETRKLTLEDYGDLKESMEQAYDTLGGQIWSKQTIARLLKLFPEGQLCIAVDDKVVACSLAIIVNYDEYGDKHTYQMITGSYTFSTHNPNGDTLYGIEIFVSPEYRGLRLGRRLYEARKELCESLNLKSIIAGGRIPGYHQYAETLSPRQYIDKVKAKEIYDPTLTFQISNDFHVRKVLKNYLPGDHESKEFATLIEWNNIYYQGVDASARSAKTIRIGLVQWQMRLFPDMDAFYEQVEFFVDAVSGYKSDFIMFPELFNTPLLQPYNHLPEMEAMRKLAELTPEIVEKIQSYAVSYNVNVISGSMPILENNKLYNATYLCHRSGKTEEYRKIHITPNELKYYGMVGGDKIQVFDTDCGKIGILICYDVEFPELSRIYADQGMQILFVPFLTDTQNGYTRVRRCAQARAIENECYVAIAGCVGNLPKVNNMDIQFAQSAVFTPSDFAFPTNAVKAETTPNTEMMLVVDVDLHLLDELHHFGTVKILKDRRTDLYEVKLLK; from the coding sequence ATGAACATTGAAACAAGAAAGTTAACGCTCGAAGATTATGGTGATCTTAAAGAGTCAATGGAGCAGGCATATGATACCCTGGGCGGGCAAATATGGAGCAAACAGACAATCGCCAGATTACTTAAACTATTTCCTGAAGGCCAGCTTTGCATTGCCGTAGACGATAAAGTGGTAGCGTGTTCCCTTGCCATTATCGTAAACTATGATGAATATGGTGACAAACACACCTATCAGATGATTACCGGTAGTTATACATTTTCTACCCACAATCCTAACGGAGATACTTTATATGGCATCGAAATCTTTGTTTCTCCTGAATACAGAGGTTTACGTCTGGGCCGCAGATTATATGAGGCCAGAAAAGAATTATGTGAAAGCCTGAATTTAAAAAGCATTATAGCTGGTGGCCGTATACCTGGCTATCATCAATATGCTGAAACACTCAGCCCAAGACAGTACATAGACAAGGTTAAAGCCAAAGAGATTTATGACCCTACCCTTACCTTCCAGATATCCAATGATTTCCACGTCAGAAAAGTTTTAAAAAACTATTTACCGGGAGATCATGAATCCAAAGAATTCGCGACATTGATTGAATGGAATAATATCTACTATCAGGGGGTTGATGCTTCTGCCCGTTCAGCAAAAACTATCCGGATCGGACTGGTGCAATGGCAAATGCGTCTTTTCCCGGATATGGACGCTTTTTATGAACAGGTGGAGTTTTTTGTAGACGCTGTAAGTGGCTATAAATCTGATTTCATCATGTTCCCTGAGCTTTTTAATACGCCACTTTTACAGCCTTACAATCATTTACCAGAAATGGAAGCCATGCGCAAGCTGGCAGAATTAACTCCTGAAATTGTAGAGAAAATTCAGAGTTATGCAGTTTCTTACAATGTGAATGTCATTTCGGGAAGTATGCCTATCCTGGAGAATAATAAACTCTATAACGCTACCTATCTGTGTCACCGGAGCGGAAAAACTGAAGAGTACAGAAAAATTCATATCACACCTAACGAATTGAAATATTATGGAATGGTAGGTGGTGACAAAATACAGGTTTTTGACACAGACTGCGGTAAAATAGGTATCCTGATCTGCTATGATGTAGAATTCCCTGAACTCAGCCGTATTTATGCTGACCAGGGTATGCAAATCCTGTTTGTTCCATTCCTGACTGATACGCAGAATGGCTATACCAGAGTAAGAAGATGCGCACAGGCCAGAGCTATCGAAAATGAATGTTATGTTGCTATTGCGGGTTGTGTAGGTAACTTACCAAAGGTGAATAATATGGATATACAGTTTGCACAGTCCGCTGTATTTACACCCTCTGATTTCGCTTTTCCAACAAATGCTGTTAAAGCTGAAACTACACCAAACACAGAAATGATGCTGGTTGTAGATGTGGATTTACATTTACTGGATGAATTGCATCATTTTGGGACGGTCAAAATACTGAAAGACCGCCGTACAGACCTCTACGAGGTTAAATTACTTAAATAA
- the purE gene encoding 5-(carboxyamino)imidazole ribonucleotide mutase, which translates to MSARVGIIMGSKSDLNIMNDAADILKEFGVEFEMTVVSAHRTPERMFSYAKDAASRGLKVIIAGAGGAAHLPGMVASITVLPVIGVPVKSSNSIDGWDSILSILQMPNGIPVATVALNAAKNAGLLAVQILSTADDSLAVKMQGYKDELRKKVEESASEL; encoded by the coding sequence ATGAGCGCACGGGTAGGCATAATTATGGGCAGCAAGTCGGATTTAAATATCATGAACGATGCTGCTGACATTTTAAAAGAATTTGGAGTAGAGTTTGAAATGACGGTAGTTTCGGCACACCGTACACCGGAAAGAATGTTCAGCTATGCAAAAGATGCTGCTTCAAGGGGTTTAAAAGTGATCATTGCAGGTGCCGGTGGTGCTGCGCATTTACCAGGCATGGTAGCATCTATTACTGTTTTACCTGTTATTGGGGTTCCTGTAAAGAGTTCTAACAGTATTGACGGATGGGATTCGATACTTTCTATATTGCAGATGCCGAACGGGATTCCTGTGGCTACTGTGGCGTTAAATGCGGCTAAGAATGCTGGGTTGCTTGCGGTACAGATATTGTCTACTGCAGATGATAGTCTGGCTGTAAAGATGCAGGGGTATAAGGATGAGTTGAGGAAAAAAGTCGAAGAGTCTGCCTCAGAACTCTAA
- the ruvB gene encoding Holliday junction branch migration DNA helicase RuvB, producing the protein MNENLDPSSESLSPIERDIEKVLRPQAFEDFTGQDKIMENLKIFVKAAKLRGEPLDHVLLHGPPGLGKTTLSYIIANEMGVGIKVTSGPVLDKPGDLAGLLTNLESGDILFIDEIHRLSPLVEEYLYSAMEDFKIDIMLESGPNARSVQISLNPFTLVGATTRSGLLTAPLRARFGINSRLAYYDAKLLTTIVLRSSQILKTPITEEGAYEIARRSRGTPRIANALLRRTRDFAQIKGNGTIDTSISKYALTALNVDEHGLDEMDNKILLTIIDKFKGGPVGLKTIATAVGEDEGTIEEVYEPFLIQEGYMMRTSRGREVTEAAYKHLNRQYQAQSGRLF; encoded by the coding sequence ATGAACGAAAACCTTGATCCATCTTCAGAAAGCTTATCACCCATTGAAAGGGATATAGAGAAAGTTTTACGTCCCCAGGCTTTTGAAGATTTCACTGGTCAGGATAAAATCATGGAAAACCTGAAGATCTTCGTTAAAGCAGCAAAACTGCGTGGCGAACCTTTAGACCATGTACTCCTTCACGGCCCTCCGGGATTGGGAAAAACCACACTTTCCTATATCATCGCCAACGAAATGGGCGTAGGTATCAAAGTGACTTCAGGCCCCGTACTGGATAAACCAGGCGACCTGGCAGGTCTTTTAACTAACCTGGAAAGTGGAGATATACTTTTTATTGACGAAATACACCGTTTAAGCCCCCTGGTTGAAGAATATCTGTATTCTGCTATGGAGGACTTTAAAATTGATATCATGCTGGAGAGCGGGCCCAATGCCCGCTCCGTGCAGATCTCCCTGAACCCCTTTACATTGGTTGGCGCTACTACACGGTCTGGTTTACTGACTGCCCCGCTGCGCGCGAGGTTTGGAATTAACTCCCGCCTGGCTTATTATGACGCCAAACTACTGACTACCATTGTACTGCGATCTTCACAGATCCTTAAAACACCAATTACGGAAGAAGGTGCCTACGAAATTGCACGCCGCAGCCGTGGTACACCGAGGATCGCCAACGCATTACTCAGAAGAACCAGAGACTTTGCACAAATCAAAGGAAACGGCACAATTGATACTTCAATTTCAAAGTATGCACTGACGGCCCTAAATGTTGATGAGCATGGTCTGGATGAAATGGATAATAAAATTCTGCTGACCATCATCGACAAATTCAAAGGCGGCCCGGTTGGTCTGAAAACTATTGCCACCGCTGTTGGCGAAGATGAAGGAACCATTGAAGAAGTATACGAACCTTTCCTGATCCAGGAGGGTTATATGATGCGTACTTCAAGAGGAAGAGAAGTCACAGAAGCAGCATACAAACACCTCAACAGACAATATCAGGCTCAATCGGGCAGATTATTCTAA
- a CDS encoding 5-(carboxyamino)imidazole ribonucleotide synthase, whose product MAKQISELKLGILGGGQLGRMLIQEAINYNLTTLVLDPDHDAPCKHLANYFECGSITDFDTVYKFGKKADVITIEIEKVNIEALEQLEKEGKMVFPQARVIRLIQDKGIQKQFFKENDIPTAPFQLANTKDDLLNSSFPFPYMLKQRKDGYDGKGVMKINNVADLDNAFDSPCLIEELVDFEKEIAVIVSRNSNGDVKTFPMVEMEFNDEANLVEFLISPSTYPEHVQERAEVIAKKIAAALNITGLLAVEMFITRDGQILVNELAPRPHNSGHHTIEGNYVSQFDQHLRAVFNLPLGDTRAINNAVMLNVLGEKGHDGVAKYQGLEKIMAIDGVYVHLYGKKYTKPFRKMGHITIVDQNREAAIEKANFIKETLKVIS is encoded by the coding sequence ATGGCAAAACAAATAAGTGAGTTAAAATTAGGTATTCTTGGCGGTGGACAATTAGGGCGAATGTTAATTCAGGAAGCCATTAATTATAACCTGACTACGCTGGTCCTGGATCCTGATCATGATGCTCCCTGTAAACATCTGGCAAATTACTTTGAATGCGGATCGATTACTGATTTTGATACAGTATATAAATTCGGTAAAAAAGCAGATGTAATCACTATTGAAATTGAAAAAGTAAATATTGAAGCTCTGGAACAACTGGAAAAAGAAGGAAAAATGGTGTTTCCACAAGCCAGAGTAATCCGTTTAATCCAGGATAAAGGTATACAGAAACAATTTTTCAAAGAAAACGATATCCCTACTGCACCTTTTCAGCTGGCTAATACCAAAGATGATTTACTGAATTCAAGCTTCCCGTTTCCATATATGCTCAAACAGCGAAAAGATGGTTATGATGGCAAGGGTGTTATGAAAATCAACAACGTGGCAGATCTGGACAATGCTTTTGACAGCCCGTGCCTGATAGAGGAACTGGTTGATTTTGAAAAAGAAATTGCAGTTATTGTATCCAGAAATTCTAATGGTGATGTAAAAACCTTTCCTATGGTAGAAATGGAATTCAATGATGAAGCAAATCTTGTTGAGTTTCTGATCTCCCCTTCTACCTATCCTGAGCATGTGCAGGAAAGAGCAGAAGTGATTGCTAAAAAAATTGCTGCTGCTTTAAATATAACAGGTCTGCTGGCAGTAGAAATGTTTATTACCAGGGATGGACAGATATTAGTCAATGAATTGGCACCAAGACCTCATAACAGTGGTCATCATACGATAGAAGGCAATTATGTATCTCAGTTTGACCAGCATTTACGCGCTGTGTTTAACCTGCCTTTGGGCGATACGCGCGCGATTAATAATGCGGTAATGCTGAATGTTCTTGGCGAAAAAGGACATGACGGGGTAGCAAAATACCAGGGTCTTGAAAAGATCATGGCGATAGATGGTGTTTATGTACATCTGTATGGTAAAAAATATACAAAGCCTTTCCGTAAAATGGGTCATATCACTATTGTAGACCAAAACCGGGAAGCTGCTATTGAAAAAGCAAATTTTATTAAAGAAACACTAAAAGTAATATCTTAA
- a CDS encoding YqgE/AlgH family protein yields the protein MISRLAPSAGKLLVSEPFLNDPNFARSVIFLTEHSELGSLGFVINQPSLLLLGDLIEGIGGPAFPVCYGGPVATDTIHFIHCCPEKISGGEEIARGIFWGGDFESFIALMGQGELTQQEVKIFVGYSGWEAAQLKAEMEENTWIVSDQYDSDMIFSTDAEKLWKEVIIHLGPKYAHISNFPKNPNLN from the coding sequence ATGATAAGTCGATTAGCACCCTCAGCCGGTAAACTGCTTGTTTCCGAACCATTTTTAAATGACCCGAATTTCGCACGTTCTGTGATTTTTCTGACTGAGCACAGTGAGCTTGGAAGTTTGGGTTTTGTGATCAATCAGCCAAGTCTTCTCCTTTTGGGGGATTTGATTGAGGGTATTGGCGGGCCAGCCTTCCCGGTCTGTTACGGAGGACCAGTAGCAACCGATACGATCCACTTTATCCATTGTTGTCCTGAAAAGATATCAGGAGGTGAGGAAATTGCCAGAGGTATCTTCTGGGGAGGGGATTTTGAGAGCTTTATTGCGTTGATGGGGCAGGGCGAGCTTACTCAGCAGGAGGTGAAGATTTTTGTTGGTTATTCAGGTTGGGAGGCTGCACAACTAAAAGCTGAAATGGAGGAAAACACCTGGATTGTTTCAGATCAGTATGATTCCGATATGATTTTCTCTACCGATGCAGAAAAGCTCTGGAAAGAAGTAATCATTCATCTGGGACCTAAATATGCACATATCAGTAATTTCCCTAAAAATCCTAATCTCAATTAG
- a CDS encoding RecQ family ATP-dependent DNA helicase, which produces MNETDILKQYWGFNSFRPLQQDIIQAVLEGKDVMALLPTGGGKSLCFQVPAMVKEGICIVVSPLIALMKDQVENLKAKGINAVAIYAGMGKREIDILLDNCIYGPVKFLYLSPERLLSDLVRTRISYMNVNLFAIDEAHCISQWGYDFRPSYLQITALREIHPNVPFIALTATATAFVREDIVEKLALKDPEIFVQSFARKNLSYVVFGLEDKYKKLIDIATNVKGTGLVYVRNRRETSEVALFLKRNQIAADFYHAGIEKDERSRKQEAWKQNKIRVMVATNAFGMGIDKPDVRFVVHLDLPESLEAYYQEAGRGGRDGKRAFAVLLANSADQLALKAKYTDSFPSVEEIKKTYHYLGTYFQLAYGAGAGINFSFDLADFCKRFKLGVIKTMAALKFLEHDGYITLSENIFLPSRLLFTAGNEDVYRFQIENSGYDPLIKAILRSYGGMFDHYANISESDLAKKLKVSFNDVVRQLNNLQDQGLISYLPQTDQPQLQFIQARVDLLHLDTDVKYIALRKKIQSEQISAVLAYADTFICRSIQLLSYFDEPNADQCGVCDVCLAQKRNEDLAELEDRIDFEIITLIQTEPRILDELINQVKTGTDQDKLNRIRELLDAGKIKTDGKNYYL; this is translated from the coding sequence ATGAACGAAACAGATATTTTAAAACAATATTGGGGATTTAATTCATTCAGACCATTACAGCAGGATATTATTCAGGCGGTACTGGAAGGAAAGGATGTTATGGCACTTTTGCCTACCGGAGGTGGGAAATCTTTATGTTTCCAGGTCCCGGCCATGGTAAAAGAGGGGATTTGTATTGTCGTTTCGCCATTGATCGCTCTGATGAAAGATCAGGTAGAAAATTTAAAGGCAAAAGGTATTAATGCTGTTGCTATTTATGCAGGTATGGGCAAAAGAGAAATCGACATTTTGCTGGATAACTGTATTTATGGCCCTGTTAAGTTTCTTTACCTTTCGCCTGAACGTTTGTTGTCTGATCTGGTAAGAACCCGCATTTCCTATATGAATGTGAATCTGTTTGCGATTGATGAAGCGCATTGTATCTCTCAGTGGGGTTATGACTTCAGACCATCTTATCTGCAGATTACCGCATTGCGCGAAATTCATCCAAACGTACCTTTTATCGCATTGACAGCAACAGCAACAGCTTTTGTAAGGGAAGATATTGTCGAAAAACTGGCTCTTAAAGATCCGGAGATCTTTGTGCAGAGTTTTGCCCGTAAAAATCTGAGTTATGTGGTTTTTGGCCTGGAGGATAAATATAAAAAGCTGATTGATATTGCGACCAATGTGAAGGGCACCGGGCTTGTATATGTGCGTAACCGGAGAGAAACCTCAGAAGTTGCACTTTTTTTGAAGAGAAACCAGATCGCTGCTGATTTTTACCATGCAGGAATAGAAAAAGATGAACGTTCCAGAAAACAGGAAGCCTGGAAACAGAATAAAATCAGAGTGATGGTTGCAACAAATGCTTTTGGAATGGGGATAGATAAACCTGACGTCCGTTTTGTTGTTCATCTTGATCTTCCGGAAAGTCTGGAAGCTTATTATCAGGAAGCAGGACGCGGAGGCAGGGATGGGAAAAGAGCTTTTGCTGTTTTGCTGGCTAATTCTGCAGATCAGCTGGCACTGAAGGCGAAATATACAGATAGCTTTCCATCGGTAGAGGAGATTAAAAAGACTTATCATTATCTCGGAACTTATTTTCAGCTGGCATATGGGGCAGGGGCAGGTATTAACTTTAGTTTTGACCTGGCCGACTTCTGCAAAAGATTCAAATTGGGAGTGATTAAAACTATGGCTGCTTTAAAGTTTCTGGAGCATGATGGTTATATTACCCTATCTGAGAATATATTTTTGCCTTCCCGTTTATTATTTACAGCGGGTAATGAAGATGTTTACCGCTTCCAGATTGAAAATTCTGGTTATGATCCGCTGATTAAAGCCATTTTGAGATCTTATGGAGGAATGTTTGACCATTATGCCAATATCAGCGAAAGTGATCTTGCAAAAAAACTAAAGGTTTCTTTTAATGATGTAGTACGTCAGCTGAATAATTTGCAGGATCAGGGTTTAATTTCCTATCTTCCTCAAACTGATCAGCCTCAGTTGCAGTTTATTCAGGCCAGGGTAGATCTGCTTCATCTGGATACCGATGTTAAATATATCGCCCTCAGAAAAAAGATACAGTCTGAACAAATCAGTGCGGTACTGGCTTATGCAGATACATTTATTTGCCGAAGTATCCAGTTATTATCTTATTTTGATGAACCAAATGCAGATCAGTGTGGGGTATGTGATGTTTGTCTTGCACAAAAACGAAATGAAGACCTTGCAGAACTGGAAGATAGAATAGATTTTGAAATTATAACGCTGATTCAAACGGAACCGCGGATACTTGATGAATTGATAAATCAGGTTAAAACTGGTACCGATCAGGATAAGTTAAACCGCATCCGGGAGCTGTTAGATGCAGGTAAAATTAAAACAGACGGCAAAAACTATTACCTTTGA
- the queG gene encoding tRNA epoxyqueuosine(34) reductase QueG has protein sequence MYNNPAKYSQLIKDEALRLGFMQCGIAKAGFLEEEAPRLEKWLKDNRHGQMSYMENHFDKRLNPQLLVDDAKSVISLTLNYFPEERQTDPDAPKISKYAYGADYHTVIKDKLFQLLNFIQENIGEVSGRAFVDSAPVLDRAWAKRAGIGWIGKNSNIISKKSGSFFFLAELIIDLDLVYDNPFTTDHCGTCTKCIDACPTDAILSPFIIDATKCISYLTIELREEIPKSFDNKMDNWMFGCDICQDVCPWNRFSVPHTEPEFKPNQNLLGMKREDWLDITEDVFKQIFKNSAVKRTKFKGLTRNIDFIRQIPDEA, from the coding sequence ATGTACAATAACCCTGCAAAATACAGCCAGCTGATTAAAGATGAAGCCCTGAGACTGGGCTTTATGCAGTGTGGTATTGCAAAAGCAGGCTTTCTGGAAGAAGAAGCTCCAAGACTGGAGAAATGGCTGAAGGATAACCGTCACGGACAGATGAGTTATATGGAAAATCATTTCGACAAAAGACTGAATCCACAGTTATTAGTGGATGATGCCAAATCTGTTATCTCCCTTACACTAAACTACTTTCCGGAAGAACGCCAGACGGATCCTGATGCCCCTAAAATATCCAAATATGCTTATGGTGCTGACTATCACACGGTCATCAAGGACAAATTATTCCAGTTACTCAACTTTATTCAGGAAAACATTGGTGAAGTAAGCGGCAGAGCCTTCGTTGATTCTGCTCCCGTACTGGATCGTGCATGGGCAAAACGTGCCGGTATTGGCTGGATTGGAAAAAACAGTAATATCATCAGTAAAAAAAGTGGCTCATTCTTCTTTTTAGCAGAACTGATCATTGACCTGGATCTTGTTTATGATAATCCTTTTACCACTGATCATTGCGGCACATGCACCAAATGTATAGATGCCTGTCCCACAGATGCTATTCTGTCCCCTTTTATCATAGATGCTACTAAATGTATTTCTTATCTGACTATAGAACTGAGAGAAGAGATCCCCAAAAGCTTTGATAATAAAATGGATAACTGGATGTTTGGTTGTGATATTTGTCAGGATGTATGCCCGTGGAACAGATTTTCAGTTCCGCATACAGAACCTGAATTTAAACCCAATCAGAATTTACTGGGTATGAAACGGGAAGACTGGCTGGATATTACCGAAGACGTATTTAAACAGATCTTTAAAAATTCGGCAGTAAAGCGGACTAAGTTTAAAGGCTTAACCCGCAATATTGATTTCATCAGGCAGATTCCTGATGAAGCTTAA
- a CDS encoding 3-hydroxybutyryl-CoA dehydrogenase, translating to MTKIAVIGSGTMGNGIAHTFAQFGYQVNLIDINQEALNKGLSTVGKNLDRQVNKGTITEEDKAKTLQNITIFTDLKSGVSEADLIVEAATENLDLKLKIFRDLDAYAKPEAILASNTSSISITHIASVTGRGEKVIGMHFMNPVPVMKLVEVIRGYATSDETTSLIMSLSEKLGKAPVEVNDYPGFVANRILMPMINEAIYTLFEGVAGVEEIDTVMKLGMAHPMGPLQLADFIGLDVCLAILNVLHKGFGNPKYAPCPLLVNMVMAGKKGVKSGEGFYDYAGGVKEAKPAAKFLS from the coding sequence ATGACTAAAATAGCAGTAATCGGATCAGGTACCATGGGAAATGGTATCGCACATACTTTTGCACAATTCGGCTACCAGGTAAATCTGATTGACATCAACCAGGAAGCATTAAATAAAGGATTAAGTACAGTAGGAAAAAATCTTGACCGTCAGGTAAATAAAGGAACAATAACTGAAGAGGACAAAGCTAAAACATTACAGAATATAACCATATTCACAGATCTGAAATCAGGAGTTTCCGAAGCAGATCTTATCGTAGAGGCAGCCACAGAAAACCTGGACCTTAAACTAAAGATATTCAGAGACCTGGATGCTTATGCAAAACCAGAAGCTATATTGGCCAGTAACACTTCTTCCATCTCCATTACACATATTGCTTCTGTAACCGGCAGAGGAGAAAAGGTAATCGGAATGCACTTCATGAACCCTGTACCGGTAATGAAACTAGTGGAAGTGATTCGTGGATATGCTACTTCTGATGAAACTACTTCACTGATAATGAGCCTATCAGAAAAACTGGGTAAAGCTCCGGTTGAAGTAAATGATTATCCGGGATTTGTGGCTAACCGTATTCTGATGCCTATGATCAACGAAGCAATTTATACCTTATTTGAAGGTGTTGCAGGAGTTGAAGAAATAGATACAGTAATGAAACTGGGTATGGCTCACCCTATGGGCCCGCTGCAACTGGCCGATTTTATCGGACTTGATGTCTGCCTGGCTATCCTGAATGTACTTCACAAAGGATTCGGCAATCCTAAATATGCTCCATGCCCTCTTTTAGTAAACATGGTTATGGCTGGCAAAAAAGGTGTAAAATCCGGAGAAGGATTCTATGATTATGCCGGTGGTGTTAAAGAGGCAAAACCAGCAGCCAAGTTTTTATCTTAA
- a CDS encoding NAD(P)/FAD-dependent oxidoreductase, whose protein sequence is MEADAIIIGAGACGLMCAVQAGYLGKRVIILEKGSKAGAKILISGGGRCNYTNMFATDEQFISGNRHFSKSAFTQWTVDDTISFFETYGINGKEKTLGQLFPEHKNAKDIVDIFTELCSDFGQEIKCNADVTDIIQKDGSYLVTYEQSGKTYTLNTPKLVIATGGLPIPKMGATDFALRFARKNGLNIIDTAPALVPLTITGKEEDWYAQLSGNSVFCEVSNDQISFEENILFTHWGLSGPAVLQISSYWRPGESININLLPREDITALLEEERKHNGKTLLSTLMNRYYAKKFTDAMSKYLPVDKQVASLTKTELELIHQTIHLFKVKPAGDKGYDKAEVMRGGIDTNELSSKTLECKKMPGLYFGGECVDVTGWLGGYNFQWAWACGFVIAQGI, encoded by the coding sequence ATGGAGGCTGATGCTATAATAATTGGGGCAGGCGCATGCGGATTGATGTGTGCAGTACAAGCCGGATACCTCGGTAAGAGAGTGATTATACTGGAGAAAGGAAGTAAAGCGGGAGCAAAAATATTGATTTCCGGAGGAGGTAGATGCAACTATACCAACATGTTCGCTACTGATGAACAGTTTATTTCAGGAAACAGGCACTTTAGTAAATCGGCCTTTACACAATGGACGGTTGACGATACGATTAGCTTTTTTGAAACCTATGGGATTAATGGTAAAGAGAAGACCCTCGGACAGTTATTTCCTGAACATAAGAACGCTAAAGACATCGTAGACATCTTTACTGAGTTGTGTTCAGACTTTGGACAGGAAATAAAATGTAATGCTGATGTAACTGATATTATACAAAAAGATGGTTCTTATCTGGTCACTTATGAGCAATCAGGCAAAACATATACATTGAATACTCCAAAATTGGTCATTGCTACAGGCGGATTGCCTATTCCAAAAATGGGAGCGACAGATTTTGCATTGCGTTTTGCCCGTAAAAACGGATTAAACATTATAGATACCGCACCAGCTCTGGTTCCCCTGACAATCACCGGAAAAGAAGAAGACTGGTATGCGCAGCTTTCAGGGAATTCAGTTTTTTGCGAAGTCAGCAATGATCAGATATCATTTGAAGAGAATATCTTATTTACACACTGGGGATTAAGCGGGCCGGCTGTTTTACAGATATCTTCTTACTGGAGACCCGGAGAAAGTATTAATATTAATCTTTTGCCTCGCGAAGATATTACTGCACTTCTGGAAGAAGAAAGAAAACATAATGGAAAGACTTTATTGTCTACCTTGATGAACAGGTATTATGCAAAAAAGTTTACCGATGCGATGAGCAAGTATCTGCCTGTAGATAAACAGGTAGCCTCACTGACAAAAACAGAGCTGGAATTAATCCATCAGACTATTCATCTGTTTAAAGTGAAGCCAGCAGGTGATAAAGGTTATGATAAAGCAGAAGTTATGCGTGGTGGAATAGATACAAACGAGTTGTCTTCCAAAACTCTTGAATGTAAAAAAATGCCGGGACTGTATTTTGGCGGGGAATGTGTAGATGTTACAGGCTGGCTTGGTGGTTATAATTTTCAGTGGGCATGGGCTTGCGGCTTTGTGATTGCACAGGGGATATAG
- the pdxH gene encoding pyridoxamine 5'-phosphate oxidase → MELTKENIQNLRQDYRAAELAESDVDKNPITQFGKWFKDAIDAKLYEPNVMTLATASLSGKPSSRILLLKGFDDNGFVFFTNYNSKKGKDLEENPQASMQFFWPELERQVRIEGTITKTTAEASTAYFHSRPKGSQIGATASPQSTVIPNREILETRVNELTAVYQEMEIPRPEHWGGYILKPEHIEFWQGRPSRLHDRITYTSVNGVWTINRLAP, encoded by the coding sequence ATGGAGTTGACCAAAGAAAATATTCAAAACCTAAGACAAGATTACCGCGCTGCCGAACTTGCAGAAAGCGATGTAGACAAAAATCCAATCACACAATTTGGAAAATGGTTTAAAGATGCTATCGATGCCAAATTATATGAGCCGAACGTAATGACACTGGCCACAGCCAGCCTATCGGGAAAACCATCTTCCCGCATCTTACTTTTAAAAGGCTTTGATGATAATGGCTTTGTATTTTTCACGAACTATAACAGTAAAAAAGGGAAAGACCTGGAAGAAAATCCACAAGCCTCCATGCAATTCTTCTGGCCGGAACTGGAACGTCAGGTAAGAATCGAAGGTACCATTACAAAAACTACTGCAGAGGCCTCAACCGCTTATTTTCATTCACGCCCGAAAGGAAGCCAGATTGGTGCTACTGCCTCACCGCAAAGTACCGTGATTCCCAACAGGGAGATTTTAGAAACCCGCGTAAATGAACTTACAGCTGTCTACCAGGAAATGGAAATCCCGCGCCCTGAACACTGGGGAGGTTATATCCTGAAACCAGAACACATAGAATTCTGGCAGGGCCGCCCAAGCCGCCTGCACGACAGAATCACTTATACCAGCGTCAATGGCGTATGGACAATTAACAGACTAGCACCTTAA